A stretch of the Argentina anserina chromosome 6, drPotAnse1.1, whole genome shotgun sequence genome encodes the following:
- the LOC126797885 gene encoding putative general negative regulator of transcription C16C9.04c isoform X3: protein MSDVGEQTCPICAEEMDLTDQQLKPCDCGYEVCLWCWNHIMEMAEKDGREGRCPLCRTPYDKEKIMRVAANCKAVLVTEVNPKRKQKKPLKGPDAKKHLTDVRVLQRNLAYIIGLPLNLAKEELLKRRDYFGQYGKVLKVSISRTSTGDIQHATNNSCCVYITYSSEYEAARCIQSVHSFVLDGNSLRACFGTTKYCHAWLKNVPCSNADCMYLHDFGSQEDSFSKDELISAFERSKDLQIIGVTKNLNQRSGKGLPPPVDEFSNSKMPSAAKSLVKHPLNITRDEFKVSCADEDSTRATPSRTSWVTQVAPGVVPLGTSSELPSYQTPDTSDDVHAHSSEVVSTTSFNHRVRPVTSEDSCEVRFNSLDHMVLTRQNSEENDEVAVSSKAAEGFVDSTLVGITSRPCLSAGKGADQDIESTDIIINRNLDCLSPNLSKISGDNKGSSFFTFDPSSVLPKMELGKYLEGFENNKASIDGNLPGNIGESGIISNILTMNLDTPEGSLAELHNLVNLLGETDKECSLLRVPSSRKMPEKKQSRFSFAQQEDSCDNIWHPPKDYSSVSALNKDSLHVDSSNILRSRSFSSPKASATEVPTSIPPGFSVPRRASPPGFSSHGRSRKGDQAFDGSVNHMVLPSAIPGGYPSITSDVELFEASNFDIGNDILERGRTTLSQYNSSQPDARLHMMRQQPTITQQNLGFHDHFRNTYSLLNDACLFPPQQSNQFQSNPATYAHTTPLKFL from the exons ATGAGTGACGTCGGAGAACAGACGTGTCCGATTTGCGCCGAGGAGATGGATTTGACCGATCAGCAGCTCAAGCCCTGCGATTGTGGCTATGAG GTGTGTCTGTGGTGCTGGAACCACATCATGGAAATGGCGGAGAAGGATGGGAGGGAAGGGCGGTGTCCACTGTGCCGAACACCGTACGACAAGGAGAAAATTATGAGGGTGGCAGCTAACTGTAAAGCAGT GTTGGTGACTGAAGTTAATCCAAAGCGGAAGCAGAAAAAGCCTCTGAAAGGACCTGATGCAAAGAAGCACCTTACTGATGTTAGGGTTCTCCAACGGAATTTAGCTTACATAATTGGACTGCCTCTTAACCTTGCAAAAGAAGAG CTTCTTAAGCGCAGGGACTATTTTGGCCAGTATGGGAAGGTCTTGAAGGTCTCTATTTCTCGTACATCAACTGGGGATATTCAACATGCTACAAACAACAGTTGTTGTGT GTATATAACATACTCAAGTGAATATGAAGCAGCTCGATGTATTCAATCGGTGCACAGTTTTGTATTAGATGGTAATTCTTTGAG AGCATGTTTTGGAACAACAAAATATTGCCATGCATGGTTGAAAAATGTG CCTTGTAGCAATGCAGATTGTATGTATCTTCATGATTTTGGCTCTCAAGAAGATAGTTTTTCCAAAGATGAACTAATTTCGGCCTTTGAAAG GAGTAAGGATTTACAGATTATCGGTGTTACAAAGAATCTGAATCAGCGTTCTGGAAAAGGGTTACCTCCGCCAGTGGATGAGTTTAGCAATTCAAAGATGCCATCTGCAGCTAAATCACTAGTCAAACATCCTTTAAAT ATCACTAGGGATGAGTTTAAGGTATCTTGTGCAGATGAAGACTCTACACGAGCTACTCCTTCAAGAACTTCTTG GGTTACGCAGGTTGCCCCTGGTGTTGTACCCCTTGGAACAAGTTCTGAGTTGCCTTCCTATCAAACGCCTGACACCTCTGATGATGTTCATGCACATTCATCAGAAGTTGTAAGCACTACAAGTTTTAACCACAGAGTAAGACCTGTTACATCTGAAGACAGCTGTGAAGTGCGTTTTAATAgtttggatcatatggtactGACCCGACAGAATAgtgaagaaaatgatgaagTAGCTGTGTCGAGTAAAGCAGCAGAAGGGTTTGTAGATAGCACTCTTGTAGGTATAACTTCCAGACCTTGCCTATCAGCAGGTAAAGGTGCTGATCAAGATATTGAATCCACTGACATTATAATCAACAGAAACTTAGATTGTCTATCACCAAACTTATCCAAAATTTCAGGTGATAACAAAGGAAGCAGCTTTTTTACATTTGATCCTTCCAGTGTGTTACCAAAGATGGAATTAGGGAAGTACTTGGAGGGGTTTGAAAACAATAAAGCCAGTATTGACGGAAATCTTCCTGGAAATATAGGGGAGAGTGgcataatctcaaatatattgacgATGAATTTGGATACACCTGAGGGTTCTTTAGCAGAGCTTCATAATCTGGTTAATTTGTTGGGTGAAACTGATAAAGAATGCAGTCTTCTCAGAGTGCCAAGTTCACGCAAAATGCCTGAGAAAAAGCAGTCCAGGTTCTCATTTGCGCAGCAAGAGGATTCTTGTGATAATATATGGCATCCACCCAAGGACTACTCTTCTGTATCTGCTTTAAATAAGGACTCCTTACATGTGGACTCTTCAAATATTCTGAGGAGTCGTTCTTTTTCGTCTCCTAAAGCTTCAG CTACAGAAGTACCTACATCAATTCCACCAGGATTTTCAGTACCAAGAAGGGCCTCACCTCCAGGTTTTTCTTCTCATGGGAGGTCTAGGAAGGGAGACCAGGCTTTTGACGGTTCTG TGAATCACATGGTGCTGCCATCTGCTATACCTGGCGGTTATCCTAGCATCACTAGCGATGTTGAGCTCTTTGAGGCATCAAATTTTGATATTGGTAATGATATATTGGAGAGAGGGAGAACAACTCTGTCACAGTATAATTCTTCTCAGCCAGATGCAAGGCTCCATATGATGAGACAGCAGCCAACTATTACCCAGCAAAACTTGGGATTTCATGACCACTTCAGAAATACATACTCTTTGTTGAATGATGCATGCCTATTTCCTCCACAACAGTCGAATCAATTTCAATCCAATCCAGCTACATACGCACATACCACCCCTTTAAAG TTTCTGTGA
- the LOC126797885 gene encoding uncharacterized protein LOC126797885 isoform X2 produces MSDVGEQTCPICAEEMDLTDQQLKPCDCGYEVCLWCWNHIMEMAEKDGREGRCPLCRTPYDKEKIMRVAANCKAVLVTEVNPKRKQKKPLKGPDAKKHLTDVRVLQRNLAYIIGLPLNLAKEELLKRRDYFGQYGKVLKVSISRTSTGDIQHATNNSCCVYITYSSEYEAARCIQSVHSFVLDGNSLRACFGTTKYCHAWLKNVPCSNADCMYLHDFGSQEDSFSKDELISAFERSKDLQIIGVTKNLNQRSGKGLPPPVDEFSNSKMPSAAKSLVKHPLNITRDEFKVSCADEDSTRATPSRTSWVTQVAPGVVPLGTSSELPSYQTPDTSDDVHAHSSEVVSTTSFNHRVRPVTSEDSCEVRFNSLDHMVLTRQNSEENDEVAVSSKAAEGFVDSTLVGDNKGSSFFTFDPSSVLPKMELGKYLEGFENNKASIDGNLPGNIGESGIISNILTMNLDTPEGSLAELHNLVNLLGETDKECSLLRVPSSRKMPEKKQSRFSFAQQEDSCDNIWHPPKDYSSVSALNKDSLHVDSSNILRSRSFSSPKASATEVPTSIPPGFSVPRRASPPGFSSHGRSRKGDQAFDGSVNHMVLPSAIPGGYPSITSDVELFEASNFDIGNDILERGRTTLSQYNSSQPDARLHMMRQQPTITQQNLGFHDHFRNTYSLLNDACLFPPQQSNQFQSNPATYAHTTPLKVSHVDVSNNHWVQWNGVKSASDIVKSELLRNERLGYNKFIQDTNTRSSYFRDLNSKGFEM; encoded by the exons ATGAGTGACGTCGGAGAACAGACGTGTCCGATTTGCGCCGAGGAGATGGATTTGACCGATCAGCAGCTCAAGCCCTGCGATTGTGGCTATGAG GTGTGTCTGTGGTGCTGGAACCACATCATGGAAATGGCGGAGAAGGATGGGAGGGAAGGGCGGTGTCCACTGTGCCGAACACCGTACGACAAGGAGAAAATTATGAGGGTGGCAGCTAACTGTAAAGCAGT GTTGGTGACTGAAGTTAATCCAAAGCGGAAGCAGAAAAAGCCTCTGAAAGGACCTGATGCAAAGAAGCACCTTACTGATGTTAGGGTTCTCCAACGGAATTTAGCTTACATAATTGGACTGCCTCTTAACCTTGCAAAAGAAGAG CTTCTTAAGCGCAGGGACTATTTTGGCCAGTATGGGAAGGTCTTGAAGGTCTCTATTTCTCGTACATCAACTGGGGATATTCAACATGCTACAAACAACAGTTGTTGTGT GTATATAACATACTCAAGTGAATATGAAGCAGCTCGATGTATTCAATCGGTGCACAGTTTTGTATTAGATGGTAATTCTTTGAG AGCATGTTTTGGAACAACAAAATATTGCCATGCATGGTTGAAAAATGTG CCTTGTAGCAATGCAGATTGTATGTATCTTCATGATTTTGGCTCTCAAGAAGATAGTTTTTCCAAAGATGAACTAATTTCGGCCTTTGAAAG GAGTAAGGATTTACAGATTATCGGTGTTACAAAGAATCTGAATCAGCGTTCTGGAAAAGGGTTACCTCCGCCAGTGGATGAGTTTAGCAATTCAAAGATGCCATCTGCAGCTAAATCACTAGTCAAACATCCTTTAAAT ATCACTAGGGATGAGTTTAAGGTATCTTGTGCAGATGAAGACTCTACACGAGCTACTCCTTCAAGAACTTCTTG GGTTACGCAGGTTGCCCCTGGTGTTGTACCCCTTGGAACAAGTTCTGAGTTGCCTTCCTATCAAACGCCTGACACCTCTGATGATGTTCATGCACATTCATCAGAAGTTGTAAGCACTACAAGTTTTAACCACAGAGTAAGACCTGTTACATCTGAAGACAGCTGTGAAGTGCGTTTTAATAgtttggatcatatggtactGACCCGACAGAATAgtgaagaaaatgatgaagTAGCTGTGTCGAGTAAAGCAGCAGAAGGGTTTGTAGATAGCACTCTTGTAG GTGATAACAAAGGAAGCAGCTTTTTTACATTTGATCCTTCCAGTGTGTTACCAAAGATGGAATTAGGGAAGTACTTGGAGGGGTTTGAAAACAATAAAGCCAGTATTGACGGAAATCTTCCTGGAAATATAGGGGAGAGTGgcataatctcaaatatattgacgATGAATTTGGATACACCTGAGGGTTCTTTAGCAGAGCTTCATAATCTGGTTAATTTGTTGGGTGAAACTGATAAAGAATGCAGTCTTCTCAGAGTGCCAAGTTCACGCAAAATGCCTGAGAAAAAGCAGTCCAGGTTCTCATTTGCGCAGCAAGAGGATTCTTGTGATAATATATGGCATCCACCCAAGGACTACTCTTCTGTATCTGCTTTAAATAAGGACTCCTTACATGTGGACTCTTCAAATATTCTGAGGAGTCGTTCTTTTTCGTCTCCTAAAGCTTCAG CTACAGAAGTACCTACATCAATTCCACCAGGATTTTCAGTACCAAGAAGGGCCTCACCTCCAGGTTTTTCTTCTCATGGGAGGTCTAGGAAGGGAGACCAGGCTTTTGACGGTTCTG TGAATCACATGGTGCTGCCATCTGCTATACCTGGCGGTTATCCTAGCATCACTAGCGATGTTGAGCTCTTTGAGGCATCAAATTTTGATATTGGTAATGATATATTGGAGAGAGGGAGAACAACTCTGTCACAGTATAATTCTTCTCAGCCAGATGCAAGGCTCCATATGATGAGACAGCAGCCAACTATTACCCAGCAAAACTTGGGATTTCATGACCACTTCAGAAATACATACTCTTTGTTGAATGATGCATGCCTATTTCCTCCACAACAGTCGAATCAATTTCAATCCAATCCAGCTACATACGCACATACCACCCCTTTAAAGGTCAGTCATGTAGATGTATCAAATAATCATTGGGTTCAATGGAATGGGGTCAAGAGCGCAAGCGATATAGTAAAATCAGAACTCCTGAGAAATGAGAGACTTGGATATAACAAATTCATTCAAGATACAAACACTCGATCAAGTTACTTTAGGGATCTAAACAGCAAAGGGTTTGAAATGTGA
- the LOC126797885 gene encoding putative general negative regulator of transcription C16C9.04c isoform X1, which yields MSDVGEQTCPICAEEMDLTDQQLKPCDCGYEVCLWCWNHIMEMAEKDGREGRCPLCRTPYDKEKIMRVAANCKAVLVTEVNPKRKQKKPLKGPDAKKHLTDVRVLQRNLAYIIGLPLNLAKEELLKRRDYFGQYGKVLKVSISRTSTGDIQHATNNSCCVYITYSSEYEAARCIQSVHSFVLDGNSLRACFGTTKYCHAWLKNVPCSNADCMYLHDFGSQEDSFSKDELISAFERSKDLQIIGVTKNLNQRSGKGLPPPVDEFSNSKMPSAAKSLVKHPLNITRDEFKVSCADEDSTRATPSRTSWVTQVAPGVVPLGTSSELPSYQTPDTSDDVHAHSSEVVSTTSFNHRVRPVTSEDSCEVRFNSLDHMVLTRQNSEENDEVAVSSKAAEGFVDSTLVGITSRPCLSAGKGADQDIESTDIIINRNLDCLSPNLSKISGDNKGSSFFTFDPSSVLPKMELGKYLEGFENNKASIDGNLPGNIGESGIISNILTMNLDTPEGSLAELHNLVNLLGETDKECSLLRVPSSRKMPEKKQSRFSFAQQEDSCDNIWHPPKDYSSVSALNKDSLHVDSSNILRSRSFSSPKASATEVPTSIPPGFSVPRRASPPGFSSHGRSRKGDQAFDGSVNHMVLPSAIPGGYPSITSDVELFEASNFDIGNDILERGRTTLSQYNSSQPDARLHMMRQQPTITQQNLGFHDHFRNTYSLLNDACLFPPQQSNQFQSNPATYAHTTPLKVSHVDVSNNHWVQWNGVKSASDIVKSELLRNERLGYNKFIQDTNTRSSYFRDLNSKGFEM from the exons ATGAGTGACGTCGGAGAACAGACGTGTCCGATTTGCGCCGAGGAGATGGATTTGACCGATCAGCAGCTCAAGCCCTGCGATTGTGGCTATGAG GTGTGTCTGTGGTGCTGGAACCACATCATGGAAATGGCGGAGAAGGATGGGAGGGAAGGGCGGTGTCCACTGTGCCGAACACCGTACGACAAGGAGAAAATTATGAGGGTGGCAGCTAACTGTAAAGCAGT GTTGGTGACTGAAGTTAATCCAAAGCGGAAGCAGAAAAAGCCTCTGAAAGGACCTGATGCAAAGAAGCACCTTACTGATGTTAGGGTTCTCCAACGGAATTTAGCTTACATAATTGGACTGCCTCTTAACCTTGCAAAAGAAGAG CTTCTTAAGCGCAGGGACTATTTTGGCCAGTATGGGAAGGTCTTGAAGGTCTCTATTTCTCGTACATCAACTGGGGATATTCAACATGCTACAAACAACAGTTGTTGTGT GTATATAACATACTCAAGTGAATATGAAGCAGCTCGATGTATTCAATCGGTGCACAGTTTTGTATTAGATGGTAATTCTTTGAG AGCATGTTTTGGAACAACAAAATATTGCCATGCATGGTTGAAAAATGTG CCTTGTAGCAATGCAGATTGTATGTATCTTCATGATTTTGGCTCTCAAGAAGATAGTTTTTCCAAAGATGAACTAATTTCGGCCTTTGAAAG GAGTAAGGATTTACAGATTATCGGTGTTACAAAGAATCTGAATCAGCGTTCTGGAAAAGGGTTACCTCCGCCAGTGGATGAGTTTAGCAATTCAAAGATGCCATCTGCAGCTAAATCACTAGTCAAACATCCTTTAAAT ATCACTAGGGATGAGTTTAAGGTATCTTGTGCAGATGAAGACTCTACACGAGCTACTCCTTCAAGAACTTCTTG GGTTACGCAGGTTGCCCCTGGTGTTGTACCCCTTGGAACAAGTTCTGAGTTGCCTTCCTATCAAACGCCTGACACCTCTGATGATGTTCATGCACATTCATCAGAAGTTGTAAGCACTACAAGTTTTAACCACAGAGTAAGACCTGTTACATCTGAAGACAGCTGTGAAGTGCGTTTTAATAgtttggatcatatggtactGACCCGACAGAATAgtgaagaaaatgatgaagTAGCTGTGTCGAGTAAAGCAGCAGAAGGGTTTGTAGATAGCACTCTTGTAGGTATAACTTCCAGACCTTGCCTATCAGCAGGTAAAGGTGCTGATCAAGATATTGAATCCACTGACATTATAATCAACAGAAACTTAGATTGTCTATCACCAAACTTATCCAAAATTTCAGGTGATAACAAAGGAAGCAGCTTTTTTACATTTGATCCTTCCAGTGTGTTACCAAAGATGGAATTAGGGAAGTACTTGGAGGGGTTTGAAAACAATAAAGCCAGTATTGACGGAAATCTTCCTGGAAATATAGGGGAGAGTGgcataatctcaaatatattgacgATGAATTTGGATACACCTGAGGGTTCTTTAGCAGAGCTTCATAATCTGGTTAATTTGTTGGGTGAAACTGATAAAGAATGCAGTCTTCTCAGAGTGCCAAGTTCACGCAAAATGCCTGAGAAAAAGCAGTCCAGGTTCTCATTTGCGCAGCAAGAGGATTCTTGTGATAATATATGGCATCCACCCAAGGACTACTCTTCTGTATCTGCTTTAAATAAGGACTCCTTACATGTGGACTCTTCAAATATTCTGAGGAGTCGTTCTTTTTCGTCTCCTAAAGCTTCAG CTACAGAAGTACCTACATCAATTCCACCAGGATTTTCAGTACCAAGAAGGGCCTCACCTCCAGGTTTTTCTTCTCATGGGAGGTCTAGGAAGGGAGACCAGGCTTTTGACGGTTCTG TGAATCACATGGTGCTGCCATCTGCTATACCTGGCGGTTATCCTAGCATCACTAGCGATGTTGAGCTCTTTGAGGCATCAAATTTTGATATTGGTAATGATATATTGGAGAGAGGGAGAACAACTCTGTCACAGTATAATTCTTCTCAGCCAGATGCAAGGCTCCATATGATGAGACAGCAGCCAACTATTACCCAGCAAAACTTGGGATTTCATGACCACTTCAGAAATACATACTCTTTGTTGAATGATGCATGCCTATTTCCTCCACAACAGTCGAATCAATTTCAATCCAATCCAGCTACATACGCACATACCACCCCTTTAAAGGTCAGTCATGTAGATGTATCAAATAATCATTGGGTTCAATGGAATGGGGTCAAGAGCGCAAGCGATATAGTAAAATCAGAACTCCTGAGAAATGAGAGACTTGGATATAACAAATTCATTCAAGATACAAACACTCGATCAAGTTACTTTAGGGATCTAAACAGCAAAGGGTTTGAAATGTGA
- the LOC126800729 gene encoding L-ascorbate peroxidase 2, cytosolic: protein MAKCYPSVSEEYQKAVEKCKRKLRGLIAEKHCAPIVLRIAWHSAGTFDVETKTGGPFGTIRDPAELTHEANKGLDIAVKTLEPIKEQFPILSYADFYQLAGVVAVEVTGGPEIPFHPGRLDKKEAPPEGRLPNSNKGVDHLRDVFGHMGLSDQDIVALSGGHTLGRCHKERSGFEGPWTTNPFIFDNSYYKELISGDKEGLIQLPSDKALLEDPVFRTFVETYVADEDAFFADYAEAHLKLSELGFADTE, encoded by the exons ATGGCCAAGTGTTATCCAAGTGTGAGCGAGGAGTACCAGAAAGCAGTTGAGAAATGTAAGAGAAAGCTGAGAGGACTGATCGCCGAGAAGCACTGTGCTCCTATAGTTCTCCGAATCGC GTGGCACTCGGCTGGGACGTTCGATGTGGAGACGAAGACCGGAGGGCCGTTCGGGACAATCAGGGATCCGGCGGAGCTGACTCATGAAGCAAACAAGGGACTCGATATTGCCGTCAAGACTTTGGAGCCGATTAAGGAGCAGTTTCCCATTCTCTCATACGCAGACTTCTACCAG TTGGCTGGAGTTGTAGCGGTAGAAGTAACAGGAGGGCCAGAGATTCCTTTCCATCCTGGTAGACTG GACAAAAAAGAAGCACCACCGGAAGGTCGCTTGCCTAATTCCAACAAAG GTGTGGATCATTTGAGGGATGTGTTTGGCCATATGGGTCTTAGTGACCAGGACATTGTTGCGCTATCTGGTGGACACACCTTG GGTAGGTGCCACAAGGAGCGCTCTGGATTTGAGGGACCCTGGACAACCAATCCCTTCATTTTTGACAACTCGTATTACAA GGAACTTATCAGTGGAGACAAGGAAGGTCTGATCCAGCTCCCATCCGATAAGGCTCTTCTTGAGGATCCAGTATTTCGTACATTTGTCGAGACCTATGTCGCG GATGAGGATGCATTCTTTGCTGACTATGCTGAAGCCCATTTGAAGCTATCAGAGCTTGG ATTTGCAGATACTGAGTAA
- the LOC126800728 gene encoding probable LRR receptor-like serine/threonine-protein kinase At1g67720, with product MENTLLLLSLLLLFLLLVHSSAQMPGFVSLDCGGEEFFTDDLGLNWSPDGLRYGETSFIEVLNETRKQYTSLRHFPADSRKYCYIMNVTSRTRYLLRATFLYGNFDSNNVYPKFDISFGATYWSTIVISDANTIEMRELIFLATSPTVSVCLSNATTGQPFISTLELRQFNGSVYFTDYEQRFYLSVSARINFGADSDDPVRFPDDPFDRIWLSDTIKKANYLVDIAVGTKKVATKLPIDVNRDDLPPQKVMQTAVVGTNGSLTYRLNLDGFPGTGWAVTYFAEIEDLAPDESRKFRLVVPGNSEVSKPIVNIEENAQGKYRLYEPGFTNISLPFVLNFRFVKASDSTRGPLLNAMEINKYLEKTDGSQDGAAIASFISPYSSADWAQEGGDPCLPVPWSWVECNSDAQPRIFKIKLSRMNLTGDIPPVLTKLSGLVELWLDGNSLTGPVPDFSGCLDLKIIHLENNQLSGGLPSSLKDLPSLKELYVQNNLLSGTVPSGLDDKVIMNYSGNVNLRNGGRTGSRKDIIIGTSVGAAVLIIATVASCILLRKGKKKYHEQDKISPPLPMQRLESNKNDAPTEAAHCFTHSEIEEATKKFEKKIGSGGFGVVYYGKTKDGTEIAVKVLTSNSFQGKREFSNEVTLLSRIHHRNLVQFLGYCQEDGRSMLVYEFMHNGTLKEHLYGPLTHEQRINWIKRLEIAEDAAKGIEYLHTGCVPAIIHRDLKSSNILIDKNMRAKVSDFGLSKLAVDGASHVSSIVRGTVGYLDPEYYISQQLTDKSDVYSFGVILLELISGQEAISNENFGVNCRNIVQWAKLHIESGDIQGIIDPSLHDEYDIQSMWKIAEKALMCVQAHGFMRPSISEVLKEIQDAILMERGAAAARDGNSDDTSKNSIHSSLNLGSLDLGGNDNYLSLDESIVRPTAR from the exons ATGGAGAACacccttctccttctctctcttctcctcctcttcctcctcctagTTCATTCCTCTGCTCAAATGCCAG GGTTTGTTAGTTTGGATTGTGGAGGTGAAGAGTTTTTTACTGATGATCTTGGTTTGAATTGGAGTCCTGATGGACTTCGTTACGGCGAGACAAGTTTTATAGAGGTTTTGAATGAGACCAGGAAGCAATACACTTCGCTGAGGCACTTTCCAGCTGATTCAAGAAAATACTGTTACATCATGAATGTCACAAGTAGGACTAGATACCTGTTGAGAGCTACATTCTTGTATGGTAACTTTGACAGCAATAATGTCTATCCTAAATTTGACATTTCTTTTGGTGCAACTTATTGGTCTACAATTGTGATTTCGGATGCAAATACTATCGAAATGAGAGAGCTGATATTTCTTGCTACAAGTCCTACTGTTAGTGTGTGTTTGTCCAATGCTACAACTGGGCAGCCTTTTATATCGACCTTGGAACTTCGACAATTCAATGGTTCGGTCTACTTTACTGATTATGAACAGCGCTTCTACCTCAGTGTCTCGGCTAGGATTAACTTTGGTGCAGATAGTGATGATCCAGTTAG GTTCCCAGATGACCCTTTTGATAGAATTTGGTTGTCAGACACTATCAAGAAAGCGAATTACCTTGTTGACATCGCTGTTGGAACCAAAAAAGTTGCAACCAAATTGCCAATTGATGTTAATAGGGATGACCTGCCGCCTCAGAAAGTGATGCAGACGGCTGTAGTTGGTACAAATGGATCTCTGACTTACCGGCTCAACCTGGATGGTTTTCCCGGTACTGGTTGGGCAGTCACCTATTTTGCTGAGATTGAAGATTTGGCTCCAGATGAGTCCAGAAAGTTTAGGCTAGTGGTTCCAGGAAATTCTGAAGTCAGCAAACCTATTGTTAATATTGAGGAAAACGCCCAAGGAAAATATCGTCTCTATGAACCAGGATTCACAAACATATCGCTTCCATTTGTATTAAATTTTAGATTTGTGAAAGCATCCGATTCTACCAGGGGCCCTCTCTTGAATGCAATGGAGATAAATAAATATCTGGAGAAAACTGATGGGTCTCAAGATG GAGCTGCTATTGCCAGTTTCATTTCACCATACTCATCTGCAGACTGGGCGCAAGAAGGTGGTGATCCATGCCTTCCAGTTCCATGGTCTTGGGTTGAGTGTAATTCTGATGCACAACCAAGAATCTTTAAAAT TAAATTATCCCGTATGAATTTGACAGGGGATATCCCCCCAGTCTTGACAAAGTTGAGCGGTTTAGTTGAGTT ATGGCTTGATGGGAACTCACTGACTGGTCCAGTACCTGATTTTAGTGGATGTCTCGACTTGAAGATCAT TCACCTCGAGAATAACCAGTTGTCAGGTGGACTACCATCCTCTTTGAAGGACCTACCAAGTTTGAAGGAACT GTATGTGCAAAATAATTTGTTATCTGGAACTGTACCATCAGGTCTTGACGACAAAGTGATTATGAA CTACAGTGGAAACGTTAATCTTCGAAATGGGGGGAGAACCGGTAGCCGCAAAGATATTATTATTGGTACATCAGTTGGGGCTGCTGTCTTGATTATAGCCACTGTTGCATCTTGTATACTTTTAcgcaaaggaaaaaagaaataccATGAGCAAG ACAAAATAAGTCCACCCTTACCCATGCAAAGGCTAGAGTCTAACAAGAATGATGCTCCAACCGAAGCTGCACACTGTTTCACCCACTCTGAAATTGAAGAGGCTACTAAAAAGTTTGAGAAGAAGATAGGTTCTGGAGGCTTTGGAGTTGTTTACTATGGTAAAACAAAAGATGGAACGGAAATTGCAGTTAAAGTTCTAACCAGTAATTCCTTTCAAGGAAAGCGAGAATTTTCAAATGAG GTAACTCTTCTTTCAAGGATACACCACAGAAATCTGGTTCAGTTTCTAGGGTACTGTCAAGAAGATGGTAGAAGTATGCTTGTTTatgagttcatgcataatGGAACTCTCAAGGAGCATCTTTATG GCCCATTGACACATGAACAGCGTATCAATTGGATCAAGCGCCTGGAGATTGCCGAAGATGCTGCAAAAG GGATCGAATACCTTCATACGGGCTGCGTTCCAGCCATTATTCACAGGGATTTGAAAAGCAGCAACATTCTAATAGACAAAAACATGAGGGCAAAGGTTTCAGATTTTGGTCTTTCCAAACTCGCAGTAGATGGGGCATCCCATGTGTCCAGCATAGTTCGGGGAACTGTTGGGTATCTGGATCCTGA GTATTATATCTCTCAGCAGTTGACAGACAAGAGTGACGTTTACAGCTTTGGTGTCATTCTACTTGAGCTCATATCCGGTCAAGAAGCAATATCTAATGAAAACTTTGGTGTTAATTGCCGTAATATAGTCCAATGG GCAAAGTTACACATTGAAAGTGGGGACATTCAAGGAATCATTGATCCCTCACTGCATGATGAATATGACATCCAGTCAATGTGGAAGATAGCAGAGAAAGCTTTGATGTGTGTTCAAGCACACGGATTCATGAGGCCCTCAATTTCAGAAGTTCTCAAGGAAATCCAAGATGCAATCTTGATGGAAAGGGGTGCTGCAGCAGCAAGGGACGGTAACTCAGACGATACGTCAAAGAATTCGATTCATTCTTCGTTAAACTTGGGTTCCTTGGATCTTGGTGGAAATGATAATTACTTATCACTTGATGAGTCTATTGTGCGGCCAACTGCTCGATAG